One window of Saprospiraceae bacterium genomic DNA carries:
- the xseB gene encoding exodeoxyribonuclease VII small subunit, with amino-acid sequence MATKKLNYNDAMEQLQALYTQLKEDKIPLENLPEEIRRARGLLQYCQELLRSIEQEIEPKE; translated from the coding sequence ATGGCCACAAAAAAGTTAAATTATAACGATGCCATGGAGCAATTACAGGCTCTCTATACCCAACTTAAGGAAGATAAAATTCCTCTTGAAAACTTACCTGAGGAAATACGCAGGGCAAGAGGACTTCTGCAATACTGTCAAGAATTGCTAAGGTCTATAGAGCAGGAAATCGAGCCTAAAGAATAA
- the xseA gene encoding exodeoxyribonuclease VII large subunit → MEQFSLSKLNLYIRRVIAVNFQDPVWINCELLNVKQKSGHIYLELIEKDDNNLIIAQSSAVIWKTAVASIQNKNSFDLFQILVEGNQVLLNVTIDYNARYGLKLVVQDLDGTYTLGKIIQGKIKIIERLKSELLWQKNKNSLLPCAIKYISIITSSDSAGCKDFLNHLIQNHFGFTFKIKKYEAAMQGAHTVNQICNAFELIKKDNKFKTDLVVIIRGGGSKHDLLEFDDYFISKAISDCPYPVFTGIGHFIDESLADLSAYSALKTPTAVADEIIHINQQFEMGLISTYQEICNFALAKKNSYKASLVSIEANLISMTRRILFDHQSRGNELRHNIELSKNKLLNKYHMLLVEIQGCLDSNDPDKILSKGYSLVYKNGKLVQTIENLYAEDLVETKLINGTFKSRITDIWPQKS, encoded by the coding sequence TTGGAGCAATTTAGTTTAAGTAAACTTAATCTTTATATACGGCGAGTCATTGCTGTAAATTTTCAGGATCCAGTTTGGATTAATTGTGAATTACTAAATGTTAAGCAAAAATCAGGGCATATTTATCTTGAACTCATTGAAAAAGATGACAACAATCTAATCATCGCCCAATCTTCTGCGGTAATTTGGAAAACTGCAGTTGCCTCCATTCAAAATAAAAATTCGTTTGATTTATTTCAAATCTTAGTTGAAGGCAATCAGGTATTATTAAATGTTACCATCGATTATAACGCACGTTATGGATTAAAACTGGTTGTTCAGGATCTGGATGGAACTTACACATTAGGCAAAATAATACAAGGCAAAATTAAAATAATCGAACGGTTAAAATCAGAACTTCTTTGGCAAAAAAACAAAAACAGCTTATTGCCTTGTGCAATTAAATATATTTCTATTATTACAAGCTCAGACAGTGCGGGATGTAAAGACTTTTTAAATCATTTAATTCAAAATCACTTTGGCTTTACTTTTAAAATAAAGAAATACGAAGCAGCCATGCAGGGGGCCCATACAGTCAATCAAATTTGCAATGCATTTGAGTTAATCAAGAAGGATAATAAATTTAAAACGGATCTCGTAGTAATAATTCGTGGAGGTGGCTCAAAGCACGACTTATTGGAATTTGATGATTATTTTATCTCAAAAGCTATTTCTGATTGTCCCTACCCTGTTTTTACGGGTATTGGTCATTTTATTGATGAATCATTAGCAGATCTTTCAGCTTATTCTGCCTTAAAAACTCCAACAGCCGTTGCTGATGAAATTATTCACATCAATCAACAGTTTGAAATGGGTCTTATTTCAACGTACCAGGAAATTTGCAATTTTGCTCTTGCAAAAAAGAATAGTTATAAAGCATCATTAGTATCCATTGAGGCCAATTTAATTAGCATGACTCGCAGAATTTTATTTGACCATCAAAGCAGGGGGAATGAACTTCGTCACAACATTGAATTGAGTAAAAACAAACTACTCAATAAATATCACATGCTGCTTGTTGAAATTCAGGGATGTTTGGATTCAAATGATCCTGATAAAATATTAAGCAAAGGATATAGTTTAGTTTATAAAAATGGAAAGTTAGTCCAAACTATAGAAAACTTATACGCCGAAGATTTGGTTGAAACTAAATTAATTAATGGTACTTTTAAAAGTAGAATCACAGATATATGGCCACAAAAAAGTTAA
- a CDS encoding T9SS type A sorting domain-containing protein gives MDRTKQGTNGKLHCNQSADGFCDTPADYNLGFGFQGPGCVYSGCAKDPDNAKLDPNETNLMSYFLDCIKEFSQEQKDAILKDYLSSGRNYLRNPVYTPKPDITDAVNYLTPTGSIPPLGYDTVRFDWDDVPNADKYIFEVAENIGFNINNKLFLLSHSDTVLYNLKKNANHYWRVTPYNTNSFCVVSKITNFRTPSWTVANENIELSGLTVYFRQYGESKISLIIHSETEQSLQMQLFATDGQGIITKNYKVQSGSNYFELDNLQAGIYFYRISDHSGKFNSGKFLTF, from the coding sequence GTGGATCGAACAAAACAGGGTACCAATGGAAAATTACACTGCAATCAATCAGCTGATGGATTTTGTGATACTCCTGCAGATTACAATCTCGGTTTTGGATTTCAAGGACCGGGTTGCGTTTATTCGGGATGTGCCAAAGACCCTGACAATGCTAAATTAGATCCGAATGAAACTAATTTAATGAGTTATTTTTTAGATTGTATAAAAGAGTTTTCACAGGAACAAAAGGATGCCATTTTAAAAGATTATTTATCTTCCGGTAGAAACTACCTAAGAAACCCAGTATATACGCCAAAGCCTGACATTACAGATGCCGTCAATTATTTAACACCAACCGGAAGCATTCCGCCTTTGGGTTATGATACCGTTCGATTTGATTGGGATGATGTTCCCAATGCAGATAAATATATATTTGAAGTTGCTGAAAACATTGGATTTAATATCAATAATAAATTATTTTTATTGTCTCATTCTGATACGGTTTTGTATAATCTCAAAAAGAATGCAAATCACTATTGGCGTGTAACACCCTATAATACAAACAGTTTTTGTGTTGTTTCTAAAATTACTAATTTCAGAACTCCATCCTGGACTGTAGCAAATGAAAATATTGAACTTTCTGGATTAACTGTTTATTTCAGACAATATGGAGAAAGTAAAATTTCATTAATCATTCATTCAGAAACTGAACAATCACTTCAAATGCAGTTATTTGCAACCGATGGACAAGGTATTATTACTAAAAACTATAAAGTTCAATCCGGTTCAAATTATTTTGAATTAGATAATTTACAAGCTGGCATTTATTTTTATAGAATTTCTGATCATTCTGGAAAATTTAATTCAGGAAAATTCCTAACATTCTAA